In Aspergillus fumigatus Af293 chromosome 2, whole genome shotgun sequence, a genomic segment contains:
- a CDS encoding pirin family protein, which translates to MSKPLSHIKIALRRSSERGYAEHGGWLKTYHTFSFADYFDHRFLNFGCLRVLNEDRVAARNGFPLHTHRDAEIFSYILSGELTHRDSMIKKGAEGAQGKQFYRMRRGDVQFTTGGTGIAHSEQNESSKPVHFLQIWVLPWKHGLKPQYHTMSFSEEAKRKAFVPILSPLAAGPEATPTEEEAARPKIPDTIPIHADFLMGAGIIAPNTTFKWNVGAGDVVSSRKKRNVYIHLPMTKQGKAKIKLDGREDAVLEEGDGAFVTGVNAGDMLAVESIGEAEAEVIVLDSN; encoded by the exons ATGTCAAAACCTCTCAGCCACATCAAGATCGCACTCCGTCGCTCCAGTGAGCGCGGATATGCTGAGCACGGCGGCTGGCTGAAAACATACCACACCTTCAGCTTCGCCGACTACTTCGACCACCGCTTCCTCAACTTCGGTTGCCTGAGAGTACTGAACGAAGACCGCGTTGCTGCTCGGAATGGATTCCCACTGCATACGCACCGGGATGCAGAGATCTTCAGCTATATTCTCAGCGGTGAGCTGACACACCGCGATAGCATGATCAAGAAAGGAGCGGAAGGTGCACAGGGGAAGCAATTCTACCGGATGCGAAGGGGTGATGTGCAATTCACGACGGGGGGGACTG GAATTGCGCACTCTGAGCAGAATGAATCGAGCAAACCGGTGCATTTCCTTCAAATCTGGGTCCTGCCCTGGAAGCACGGGCTGAAACCGCAGTATCACACGATGTCGTTCAGTGAAGAAGCTAAACGGAAGGCCTTCGTTCCAATTCTGTCGCCGTTAGCAGCAGGGCCAGAGGCGACCCCcacagaggaagaggctgctcGTCCCAAAATTCCGGACACAATTCCCATCCACGCAGACTTTCTCATGGGAGCTGGAATCATCGCGCCTAACACGACGTTCAAATGGAATGTTGGAGCTGGAGATGTAGTCagctcgaggaagaagaggaatgtATATATCCACCTGCCCATGACTAAACAGGGCAAAGCGAAGATCAAGCTAGATGGAAGGGAAGACGCGGTGTTAGAAGAAGGCGACGGTGCATTTGTTACTGGAGTGAACGCTGGGGATATGCTTGCAGTGGAAAGTATTGGggaggctgaggctgaggtgatTGTGCTGGACAGTAATTGA
- a CDS encoding endonuclease III domain-containing protein has protein sequence MRTSRTSKETASFLQALSPPTRRQTRSSSRTNVLQRFAFNASANGQAETAPTTTGAQFQQSDGDDTSSLSSVDTVDIEDILEPPLKKRKSSPGSPSTKRTTRAPGRTITKREAVKVESAKPKSRRVPARNIKGENGSIKIEPPSNWETIYSMVKKMRENNPTAPVDTMGCAELYWRSSSPRDKRFQTLIALMLSSQTKDTVTAVAMQRLHTELGNGRALAEDPIVKKEEQEDIDLKSSQPLKDSTLNLENILAVSPEKLNELIRTVGFHNNKTKYIKAAAEILRDQYNSDIPSTAEELMKLPGVGPKMAYLCMSAAWGKDEGIGVDVHVHRITNLWGWHKTKTPEETRMALESWLPRDKWHEINKLLVGLGQTVCLPVGRRCGECDLAGTKLCKSEVRGLLSKKNAGVKPKDEVLKDDGLASGGAKVKVEGR, from the coding sequence ATGCGTACTTCGCGCACTTCGAAAGAGACAGCAAGTTTTCTTCAGGCTCTCTCACCTCCTACGCGACGCCAAACGCGTAGCTCATCGAGGACAAATGTCCTTCAGCGCTTTGCCTTCAATGCTAGCGCAAATGGCCAAGCTGAGACTGCGCCTACGACGACAGGAGCTCAGTTTCAGCAGAGTGACGGTGACGATACTTCGTCGCTCTCTTCAGTTGATACTGTGGACATCGAGGATATCTTGGAACCCCCTCtgaaaaagaggaagagtagCCCCGGCAGCCCGTCCACCAAGAGAACGACACGAGCACCCGGTAGAACCATCACAAAACGCGAGGCCGTCAAGGTGGAATCTGCGAAACCAAAATCACGTCGTGTACCAGCCCGCAATATCAAGGGCGAGAATGGTTCAATCAAGATAGAGCCGCCATCGAACTGGGAGACCATCTATTCCATGGTCAAGAAAATGCGTGAGAACAATCCAACAGCTCCTGTGGATACTATGGGCTGCGCGGAGCTCTATTGGCGATCATCGTCTCCCAGAGACAAACGATTTCAAACCCTTATTGCATTGATGTTATCGTCCCAGACCAAGGACACAGTGACAGCCGTGGCTATGCAGCGGTTACACACCGAGCTAGGGAACGGAAGAGCCCTAGCAGAAGATCCCATAGttaagaaagaagagcaagaagatattgaccTCAAGTCATCACAGCCTCTGAAAGATAGCACTTTGAATCTCGAGAATATCTTGGCAGTCTCTCCTGAGAAGCTGAACGAGCTAATCAGGACGGTTGGCTTCCATAACAACAAAACCAAGTATATCAAGGCAGCGGCCGAGATACTCCGAGATCAGTACAATTCTGATATACCCTCGACCGCTGAGGAGCTCATGAAGCTGCCCGGTGTGGGCCCAAAGATGGCATATCTCTGCATGAGTGCTGCCTGGGGGAAGGACGAAGGAATCGGGGTTGATGTGCACGTTCACCGTATCACAAATCTTTGGGGTTGGCACAAAACCAAGACACCTGAGGAGACACGCATGGCATTAGAGTCCTGGCTTCCTCGGGATAAATGGCATGAAATCAACAAGTTGCTTGTGGGCTTAGGACAGACAGTTTGTCTACCTGTTGGCCGGAGGTGTGGCGAGTGCGATCTTGCTGGAACCAAGCTGTGCAAGAGCGAAGTCAGAGGACTTCTCTCAAAGAAGAATGCAGGAGTGAAACCCAAGGATGAAGTTCTGAAGGATGATGGCTTGGCGTCTGGAGGGGCAAAGGTCAAGGTAGAAGGGAGGTGA